The DNA window GCAGCAATAAGCCGCCGCCGGCGGCCACCCGGCAGGTAGGAGCGGGGAACGCAACGGGGATGGAGTGGGGGGGACACaccggggatggggagggaggcggggggcacCCTGGGGATGGCACAGCGGAGATGGAGGCAGGGGACACACCGCTGAccccctctgcctcctctctgccccccctccccagcctttCCCCTGCGCCGAGGACGAGGACTGCGGCCCCGAGGAGTTTTGCGGGGGgccggcccgcggcgggggggccccgctCTGCCTCGCCTGCCGGAGACGCCGCAAGCGCTGCCTTCGCGACGCCATGTGCTGCCCCGGCATGACCTGCAGCAACGGTGAGGGGCGGCAGGGCTTGAGGGGGTTGGCGGGGGGggtggacggacggacggacgacACCCTGGGGGTGGCTGCCAGAGAGGGTGCCGGGGTCCCACCTGTAGCTGACAACCGCCCCGCTGCCTCCCGCAGGGCTCTGCACCCCCCCGGAGCCTCCCCACGGAGCTGCTGAACTGGACGAGATGGGCACTGAGGCTCTGCCCAGACGGACGCCCGCTCCCGCCTGGCTCCCCACTGCCAAAGGTAAGGGGGTCCCCAGTGCTGTGAGCCCCCTGTCCCCCGGGgggctgcccaccctgccccatTTTTCCCCTGGGGGCGGTCCAGGatgccctcccctgccccactgtCCCCCTCGGAGCTGCCCAGGCCACTTACCCTGCCCCACTGTCCCCCGTGGGGGACGCCCACCCTGCCCCACCACCCATGAGCTGAGCCCATGCCACGCTGTCCCCACGCAGGTGAGGAGGGGGACTTCTGCCTGCGCTCGTCGGACTGCGTGGCCGGGCTGTGCTGCGCCCGTCACTTCTGGTCCAAAATCTGCAAGCCGGTGCTGCGGGAAGGGCAGGTGTGTACCCGGCACCGGCGGAAAGGCACCCACGGCCTGGAGATCTTCCAGCGGTGCCAGTGCGCCGAGGGGCTGGCGTGTCGCCTCCAGCGAGAACAGGGCCCCGCCGACGCCTCCCGCCTGCACACCTGCCAGCGGCACTGAGCCTCGCCGGACAGACGCCGGACAGGACGGGATGGACTCCGGCCCCGCTGGAGCAGAAGGTTGTTTCTCAAGGGAACTACTTTTAAGCAACTAATTGCAGTACGTTACTGTGTTGTGAATACTCGAGCTGGCACTTAGCTGTACATAACGCCGGGACTTTTAATGACTTATTTTTTTCCGAGGGTGCTGCCTTGTGCTCTTCAAGCCGTGACTGTGACTTTGTACACACTGGGTTTTTAAATCTAGGTCAAAGGGATGTGACCATCTGTTTGCGAGCGAAtaaactgttctttaaaatcaGCCTGAGCTGCCTGTGCATCTCTGCCTGCGTGTCCCCACCTGCGTGTCCCTGCCTGCGCAGGGCCGCCGTGGTGCCTCCCTGCCCCATGGGAGGGGAGATGCACTCCGGGCTGGAAATGCCCAAAGAAAGAGGAGGGAGTGGGGTGGCTCATCGCTGGCACCCTATGGGAAAGGCCATTTGGTTGTCACTATTTATTCAGCTCCTTTTTAGGAATTACGGTGTGCCGTGGTAGCCACCGATACCTTCTGGCTGCCAGATGCGGGGCCAAGGGTGGGCACCGTGGCCAGGGCTCCAGGAAGGGCAGGCAGCAGCGAAACACCCTCCTGCCTGAGTTTTCCATGGGGTGAGGAGGGAGCAAAGGATCAccagaggggctgtgctggcccGTGGCACGTGGCCAACCACGGGCCAGGTGCTGAGGAGCACAGCGATCTCAACCACTCCATCAGCACAGTTTTTGCTCCATGCACaataaagatttaattttcaCTTCACTTTGCAGCCTGTTGCTATGAGTTTTCTCCCTTTTGGGATGGCTTGGAGGGAAGGAaagctgcaagcacacatttttttcccatccCCTTTAGCTTCTAATTCTGTCCACCTATTGCAAGGGGTTGTAAACACGCATGGAGTGAGAGTGGGGGGTGGGACACATCATGCCACATGGGGCTGGTGGACAGCAAGTGTAGTGCTGGCAACTCTGTCCGGTGCCTACCTGGCAGGCTGCCCTCAGCCTCCCTGCAGTCCAGGGAAGGTGTTCGGGAGGCAAAACCATGCTGGAGTCTTCCCTGTACAACCCAAAGTCCAAATCCGACTGCAAAGCTGCATCGTTGGGTGGCTCTGAGGGCACCATGTCCCATTTGCAGGGATGCTCCAGCATTGCCACATCTTGCTTGAAAATCAAACCTGCTCAATAGTGTTTGGTGCCTCTAATGCTAACACCTCCTGTTTAGGGACCTCTGGGACTGCACTAGTACATGGGATTACTGAATACGAACCCAAACTGCAGCTCTCACAGGAGTCTGCAAGTACCAGCTGGTGCTGAAACAAGCCCACAGCTACAGAAAATGCAAAGGAGGGAGCACACAGCCCTATGTAGAGGCAAACGATTAAAAAAAAGAGCCTTCCCCTTGCATGGGCGAGGGATCATCCCCCTTCAGCTCTTTTCaaggctggggctgggtggcATTCGGGCAGGCGGAGAACAGCCAAAGCTGCCCCAAACCAAAGGGTAAAACGCTGGTGCTCCTTAAACCACCTGAACACATCAGGGTGTCTGTGcccattaaattatttttgcagctgcCGAGGAAGGCTGCTATAGCCAGAgtgtctgcagccagagctgtGGATGCCATAAGCTAAGTGGCAATCTGCAGGTTGCAGCGATGTTGTGTGGTGATGGTGCTGGATGACGCATGTTTAAGTCTCAGCATCCTGGGTCTGCACTTGGGAGCAGCTTTTACTGGAGGTGCAGCATGAGCTGGGGTTTGAAGAAGTGCCTTGAAAGAGCTTGTGTCTCAAAGGCTTGAGTTTAGTGCTTTAATCATTGAGGAAagtcttcagaattttaaaaaagtatttttataatttttttaaagtacatagttaaaaaaaattactgtttcataACTTTCTTATTATTACTAATTACAATTATGCCCAGTAAAAGTCAATGGCACTGGAGCAATGAAGCTATAAACAAAAGCATCAGTGACTATTTAAATAAGTTCAGATCAAAcatgggactgtttagtgtgaggaggagaaggctgaggggagacctcatcactctctacagctccctgaaaagACATTGtaagaggttggtgctggtctcttctcccaggtgattagtgacagaacaagagggaacggctttaaactgcaacaggggaggttcagactggacattagggaaaaatttttcccagaaagagtggtcagagagtggaataggctgcccagggagggggtggagtcaccatccctgggtgtgtttaagggtcgtttggatgagctggtgggggatgtggtgtaggggagaactttgtagagtagggctgagggttggacttgatgatcccaagggtcttttccaacctgaaagattctgtgattctgtgattaatggTGACATATTTTATCCCTAGTACATATATAATAGTGtcattaggtttagggttttttctccctctctccttcccagatAGACCAACACAGCTTTGACACCTttgaaagcagtgaaaaatatGTTCATGGTGCATTAAATAGCAATTACACATCTTTTTAGTTCAGAATCATGTTATGTCAAATCTTGCCTACTCGCAAGCATGTTCAGGTGGATGTGAAGCTCAGCATTGTCACAGCAGCTCTGTTCTTGCAGACACATTTCAGCACCAGGATGGCCTTGTGGTGATACCCAGCACACTTTGCCACTTCAGACACCTTAATAAAGTGATTATTTTGGTCTGAAAAACTCTGGGTACCATTTCTTGTCGTTGTTAATGCACTGTTAGTTCTCCATCCTCTTCTGTTTCAAGCAGTTTGGCCATCTCCATACTTGTCCATGCGTTAACCAAAAATGACTTGGTGCTTCTTATGCCTTGATACTCTTCACTTTctcagtctggagaaaaaaaaataagagcattTTTTGCAGCCCTTCTTAAGCAAGAGGAGCTGCTTAAGTCAGCACTGCCACAAGGCATAAGGGACATCCAAAGCACAGGTGGCATCTGTCTCCTGTGGCCCATGCCTAGCAatagttttgtgtttttttttttttccccccttcctcttACCACATCTCAGAGTGAAGTCAGGATCTCTTCCCATTTTTGCCCCCTTTGAACTTTCAGGGTTCAAGTAAAGCACCAAGAAATTGGATCTAGTAACAccccttagaaaaaaaaattgtgacaaGATGACCCCATGTCTGTTAAGATTTAAACCCCCACTTCTTTAAGGGAGCGATTTTCGGTCTTCCCTTGGCCCTGTGCATCATTCAGCCCCCAGAACCTGAACCCGTGTTATGTCTTCAGCAGCCTGGGAAGTCAAAATAATCATTTAGCACCAACAGCAGCTCAGGAATGTGGATAAATAGCCCTGACCTGTAAATGTGGTCACAGGGAGGCAGAAGCAAAAGCTGCCTGTGCCCCCAGTACAGGGCAAAGGCACCTGGAAGATGGGTGTGAGCATCAGGATGCCCCACAGAATAAATAGGCAGCAACACCACAGTCCCTCCTACATTCATCTCTCCACTGGTGGATGCTCCATGGTTCAGAAATGCCTGAATTAACACTtgtaaccttaaaaaaaatgaggGTATGGGAGGTTGAATATATATTGATCAGACTTGGAAAAGATGGGATGTGGCAAGCCCTTGACTTTGAACTGGCTTGTGTCTGGATCTGGATCTCGTGCTCTGAttgagagagagaggagatggagagagatGGTATTTCAGCATGGCGCAGAATTCAGTAACACCTGTAGTAAAAGGATGCGCTTCTCTGACCTGTCTCCTCTCTAATGagattatttattaaaaaaacccaaaaaaccaaaaaagacaggaaaacatCCCTTACTCTAAGCAAAGGGTAGAGCTAACAGAAGAAGCAGATTCTGGCGGGTGAGGAGGTTTAGCAACTCTGGTTTACTGACTGTTCCTGGTTATAGGGCTAGAAGAGCTAACAATAAAGCTCTGTAAAGTTAAATATTGTTAtttataacaataaaaaaatgggAGCCTTGTAAAGCAGCCTCCCCTAATGACTGGTTGCTGGCAGCACAGTTTTACAGCCTTCTGCAAATATAACCCTTCCTCTTCATTTCTCCTTCAAATTAAATCCTGTATCGTGCACAGCCAGTGGAAGGGTGGCTTCAGCCCTGGCAGAGCATAAATAAGCACAATCCCATGGTCACTGCTGTAtgggcagcacagccctgtgcagagcacagcgctgccctGCTCACCCCTTAAACTGGGTGCCTTGCCAGGGTTAGTGGAGGTATGGGAAAGGAGCTGGTGATATCCCCTCCAAAGTTTTACCTTCCAAGGGCTGAAAGGAGGGCAGAATAAAAAAGCAGAATGTAACTTGGTGAGGTTTGAGCCTCCGCAGTGGTAGGAGACAGCATTTAAGGGGTCTGCATGGGCTGGATTGCTGTTAGTGGTCCACTCCTCCCATAGTGGTCCAGTTGTGGTCCATACTGCTGACAACCCCAACTGTGATATTACAGGTTTTAAAGGTCCTATTCCCTTCGATATCCATTTATGGGCCAATTTGCTACTAATTTGTTTAATTGTTGAATTTTTTTGAAGCTCTTTCTGGACTCCTAACCACTGGCTTGCTACATACCTTGCATCTCTGCAGCACTTGgctaaaaataataaagcaacaTCCCAGAGCCCTACCCCAGCCCCGAGATTATGTGGGCTGTATAAACATAGATAGCTTCAATGATTTGAACAGAAAATTGAATCACTCTTCCAAGTATGCTATAGTTTTCCTgagatgtttttttctctgctgtggatACAGATTTCGAGGAGATGGTTTCACAGAAGCATCATCAGAAAGCCGCTCTGCTGCGCCCAGTGACAGTATTAGCATAAAGGCATTAATCTTACAAGGGAAGATGGGACACAGCACAGTTTTTACTGTGATTTGCTGTGAAATGAGTTTTCAGAGAGGCAAATactattttcttctaattttcttcctaagTTCTTTCAGAAACTAGTTTGACCCCAAGTTGTAATACAAGAGAAATccctttttttaagcaaagttttaaaacagatgCTCACGCTCCTCTTGCTTTCACCAATCTTTACACCACATTTAACACTAAACTCCCACGCCACTAAAAACACTTGTCTGAGGCACAAAACTCCTTTCTATATTTACATAGTGCAAGAAAGGGTTACAAAAGTCCTTAAATCCACCCACAGGCATTAAGATGAGAAacgttcctttttttttttttttttttatactcacTTCTTCTGACACAGAGCAGAAAACTGCACATTTTGGCTCAGAAAGATGAAAACTCTGAACAGAGAGAGCAGGTGAAAACCTTTATGGATGTAACACAATACAGAaagctttggggttttctgtttgtttgttttcccttataTTTGGGGCTGGGTTTTTCTTGTGGGGAGTTAACCCACCTGCTGAAGCTGCTCTTTATCTTAAGGCTTTCAGCTGAGGGCTTGGTGAAGCAAACCTTGATCTCACTCGGGGTGGGAAATGGACCATCCAGGTGGCCCATATCCTCATCACCCCTTGCAGAGCATTAAAAGTATGGTTTCCTCCATGCACTCCTTCAAGCAAACATACTACACCCCTGCTAATCCAAAGTGATgtttattactactttttttcccaagtagctttttttttattttctcccccctccctccccagtgccTGCCTTGTGTCCCTAATTAACACCTTAAGAGGGGGGTGAGGATAACTGAGGTACTTAAGGAGGGTACTTTTGGGCAGAGCTTCTAATCTACCTCTCAGTGAGGGAGGGGACCCATTAGCAGGTGATTTAAGTGAGTAATAAGTCCATCAGCATGCAAATGGCCGTAGCCCGATGAAAGGGTtggctggggagggtgggaggcACAGCTGGGACACAATGAGATGTTAAGCCTACCCCCTCTGAGCATCTGGGAGGGGTGTCCCCCACCTCTCCAAATCCCAGATCTGAGTGGTTGGGTGAGTAAAGAGAAGCAGCTGTAGGTGAATGGATGGATATTGTAGAGCGGGCAAAGAGTCAGCGTGAGTTTTGCATGAGAAAGTGGTGCTTTG is part of the Strix uralensis isolate ZFMK-TIS-50842 chromosome 7, bStrUra1, whole genome shotgun sequence genome and encodes:
- the DKK1 gene encoding dickkopf-related protein 1, which gives rise to MRGLVALLAALSCAAPAGRAAAAGGALSSNAIKGPPPGGAAEASAAPAAPFDGSNKPPPAATRQPFPCAEDEDCGPEEFCGGPARGGGAPLCLACRRRRKRCLRDAMCCPGMTCSNGLCTPPEPPHGAAELDEMGTEALPRRTPAPAWLPTAKGEEGDFCLRSSDCVAGLCCARHFWSKICKPVLREGQVCTRHRRKGTHGLEIFQRCQCAEGLACRLQREQGPADASRLHTCQRH